A stretch of the Uranotaenia lowii strain MFRU-FL chromosome 3, ASM2978415v1, whole genome shotgun sequence genome encodes the following:
- the LOC129755420 gene encoding uncharacterized protein LOC129755420 translates to MTMSQILKQTKKCCVKIIRKFSFQPGSSSGSGSTSSPSCSTAVTAKSSKGSGPTSGRSILLNNRATSKYQLHRNCTPTRCKVQPSSPERFGSGVGESWTSGVEEEPSVRRRLEPTSAVNESTIPATQNNYRVTRDGKNLPRKRTNISSNKNVNLKKCFRLRGGPGGGFKDMVADGAGMNNSSVVTSKLDKISKTLYHVAGGSGVVETSDGKLCGGSVVNTNNLASQTSEKSKISKPLFLSGKHKKYNQIETQFGPGEEEDDEDDEFMACEFDGFRSHSSHQESGGRLQFELSQPMPEVQTTPRMERRSINLEEIVFEKVKFDRNKRYLRNETSSPSTASNRSQNGSYVASHSADSILSFSFEYNSDHPLAQVVTSKSEDFIDPWRNYNLNNRLNKVSKNPWDSYPQKCESPTNTLPSPLQRPSWNPFIDEMASSPTSSPVNQPQQQNKTYPPPYQVRTDIWQNLNNKNYEIDSDVIWRTSNSSRRTSASTVETWIEDEVFDNSFNEELERRCATLKI, encoded by the coding sequence ATTATCCGGAAATTCTCCTTCCAACCGGGCAGCAGCAGCGGCAGCGGTTCCACATCCTCCCCGTCCTGTTCGACTGCGGTGACGGCAAAGTCGAGTAAGGGAAGCGGGCCGACGTCAGGTCGGTCGATATTGCTAAACAACCGAGCGACGAGCAAGTACCAGCTGCACCGGAACTGCACCCCGACCCGGTGCAAAGTGCAACCCAGTTCACCGGAACGGTTCGGAAGTGGTGTCGGAGAAAGTTGGACCAGTGGAGTTGAGGAGGAACCTTCGGTGCGGAGACGACTGGAACCGACGAGTGCGGTCAACGAGTCGACGATACCGGCCACCCAGAACAACTACCGGGTGACCCGGGATGGGAAGAATTTGCCGAGGAAAAGGACAAACATCAGCAGCAACAAGAATGTGAATCTGAAAAAGTGCTTCCGGTTGAGGGGTGGTCCCGGCGGAGGGTTTAAGGATATGGTGGCAGATGGTGCCGGGATGAATAATAGCAGCGTCGTGACGTCTAAATTGGATAAGATCAGCAAGACGCTTTATCACGTAGCCGGAGGAAGTGGGGTTGTAGAGACGAGTGATGGTAAGCTATGCGGAGGAAGTGTTGTTAATACCAATAATCTGGCCTCGCAGACGTCGGAGAAGAGTAAAATCTCGAAGCCGCTGTTTTTGAGTGGCAAGCATAAAAAGTATAATCAAATCGAGACGCAATTTGGTCCTGGGGAGGAGGAGGACGACGAAGATGACGAGTTTATGGCATGCGAATTCGATGGTTTCCGGTCGCATTCTTCACACCAGGAAAGTGGTGGCCGGTTACAGTTCGAGTTGAGTCAACCGATGCCAGAGGTTCAAACGACCCCTCGGATGGAACGACGTTCGATTAATCTGGAAGAGATTGTCTTCGAGAAGGTGAAATTCGATCGGAACAAGCGTTACCTAAGAAATGAAACCAGTTCTCCGTCCACGGCTAGCAACCGATCTCAGAACGGTTCCTACGTAGCGTCCCACTCCGCAGACAGTATTCTATCCTTCAGCTTCGAGTACAATTCCGACCATCCGCTGGCTCAGGTGGTGACGAGCAAAAGCGAAGATTTTATCGACCCTTGGCGAAATTACAACCTCAACAACCGGCTGAACAAGGTCTCAAAGAACCCCTGGGACTCGTACCCGCAAAAGTGCGAATCCCCAACCAACACACTTCCGTCCCCACTGCAGAGGCCTTCCTGGAACCCCTTCATCGACGAGATGGCCTCCAGTCCAACGTCCAGCCCTGTGAATCAGCCGCaacagcaaaacaaaacatatccCCCGCCCTACCAGGTCCGGACCGACATCTGGCAGAACctgaacaacaaaaactacGAAATCGACTCGGACGTCATCTGGCGGACGTCCAACTCGTCCCGGCGCACCTCGGCCAGCACCGTCGAGACGTGGATCGAGGACGAGGTGTTCGACAACAGCTTCAACGAGGAGCTGGAACGGCGCTGTGCCACCCTCAAGATCTAA